The DNA window ATACCAGGGATCGAGCACGCAATCCTGACCCCAGCCGACGCGGATGCCGAGCGCCTGCATTTCCTTGACCCGAGTCATACCCCGGCGCTTCGGGAAGGTGTCATGGCGGCCCTGCAGCATGATGTTTATCAACGGGTTGGGGATGGCCGAGACACCCGCTTCGGCGATCAGCGGCAGCAGCTTCGAGACATAGTAATTGTCCATCGAATGCATCGAGGTGAGGTGCGAGCCGACCACCCTGCCGTGCAGGCCAAGACGCTGCGTCTCATAGGCAAGCTGTTCGATGTGACGCGACAGCGGGTCGTCGGTCTCGTCGCAATGCAGGTCGACCATCAGGCCGCGCCTGGCCGCGATCTCGCACAGCTCCGTTACCGAACGCGTGCCGTCGGCCATGGTGCGCTCGAAATGCGGAATACCGCCGACGATGTCGACGCCCATGTCGAGCGCGCGGATGGTGTTTTCACGTGCCGTCGGCGAGCGATAAAACCCGTCCTGCGGGAAGGCGACCAGTTGCAGATCGATGTAGGGGGCGACCGTCTTCTTGACCTCGAGCAGCGCCTCGACCGCCAGCAGGCGGTCATCGCAGACATCGACATGGGTGCGGATGGCGAGCAGGCCCATCGACACCGCCCAGTCGCAATAGGCAAGCGCACGGTCGCGCACCGCGTCATGCGTCAAAAGCGGCTTCAATTCGCCCCACAGTGAAATGCCTTCGAGCAGCGTGCCCGACGCGTTGATGCGCGGAATGCCGTAGGAGAGCGTCGCGTCCATGTGGAAATGCGGATCGACGAAGGGCGGCGAGACCAGATTGCCATGGGCGTCAACCTCGGTCCGCGCGGAACCCTGCAGACTGGGCTCGATCGCCGCGATCGTCTCGCCGCTGATGCCGATATCGGCAACCCTGCCATCAGGCAGTGTGCCGCCGCGAACGATAAGGTCGAAATCCATCTGTCGTCATCCCGTCAAAAGAATCATCTGATATGGCCGAGGCTGAAAATCGCATCCCGTCGATGCCGCTTGCAACAGCGGTTTGTCCGCGGCGGCCGCGCATGGTTCCATCCGGCCGCAACTCCCTCTATAAGCCGCCTTCGTTGTCCCGGTTTCAAGGATCCGCCGTTTGTTTCGTTTCTTCCGCTCGACGGAAAACCAGCGCCTTGTTGCCAGGCTGCTTCGGGAATCCTTTTACCAGCACAGGTTTGGCTACGGCGCCGCGATCTTGTCGATGCTCGTGGTGGCCGCGACGACCGGCGCCAGCGCCTGGATTCTCAAAGAGATCACCGACGAATTCGTGGTCTTCAAGCGGATGGACCGCGTCAACCTGATTGCGGCGGGGGTCGCCGCGATCTTCATCCTCAAGGGCCTCGCCAATTTCATCCAGGCCTATTTCATGAGCCGGGTCGGCAACGCCATCATCGCCGAGCGGCAGCGCAAGATCTACGATCGCGTCCTGGCGCAAGGCATCGAATTCTACCATTCGACCTCGTCGTCCGACCTGATCACCCGCATGACCAACAATGCGCAGGCGGCGCGCAACGTGCTCGACCTCGTTGTCACGTCCTATGTGCGCGACCTGGTGTCGCTGGTTGTCCTGGTAGGGGTCATGGTCTGGCAGCAGCCAGCCCTGTCTCTCATCTGCTTCGTCGTCGGCCCCTTGGCTATCTACGGGGTCAACCGCATCCTGAAACGTGTTCGCAAGTTCGCCGCGATGGAGTTTCGCTCGGTCGGCCAGATCGTGCAGGTGATGCAGGAAACGGCAATGGGCGTGCGCGTCGTCAAATCCTTCAACCTCGAAGGTGCAATGCGCAACCGGATGTACAAGGCCGTGTCGGACGTCGAGAACCGGGCCAACAACATCGCGACGCTGGAGGCTGCGACAAGCCCGGTGATGGAGACGCTGGCCGGACTGGCGATCGCCGGGGCAATCTTCGTCAGCGGCTTCCTGGTCTTGCAGGGCGGCCAGATGCCGGGAAACATCATGGCCTTCATCGGAGCGCTCCTGTTTGCCTATGAGCCGGCAAAGCGCCTTGCGCGCGTGCGCATAGCGTTGGAAAGCGGCATTGTCGGCGTGCGCATGATGTTCGAGCTCGCCGACCAGCCGCTGACCCTGGTCGAGAAGGCGGACGCGAAGCCGCTTCTGGCCGGGCCGGGCGAGATCCGGTTCGACGCCGTCGACTTCGCCTACCAGAATGGCCCGCCGGTGCTGGACAGGTTCGACCTGACGCTTGCGCCCGGCAAGATGACGGCGCTGGTCGGGCCTTCCGGCGGCGGCAAGTCGACCGTTCTGAACCTGATCATGCGCATGTATGATCCGCAGAGCGGCAAGGTGCTGTTCGATGGCCAGGACATCTCCCATGCGACGCTCGCGTCGCTGCGGGAAAAGATCGCCTATGTCAGCCAGGATACGTTCCTGTTTGCCGGCACCATCATGCACAACATCCGGCTTGGGCGCGAGGGCGCGACCGACGAAGAGGTGATCGCCGCCGCCAAGGCGGCCAACGCCCATGACTTCATCAGCGCTCAGGCGAAAGGCTACGAGACGGATGTCGGCGAGAATGGCGGCCTGCTGTCGGGCGGCCAGCGCCAACGCATCTCGATCGCACGCGCCATGCTGCGCAATGCCGAGATCCTGCTCTTGGACGAAGCGACCAGCGCGCTCGACGCCGAATCGGAAGCGCTGTTCCGCGACGCGCTGCAGCAATTGACGGAAGGCCGCACGACGATCGTCATCGCGCACCGTCTGTCGACCGTGCACCAGGCCGACACCATCGTGGTGCTCGAAGCCGGCAAGGTGGTGGAAAGCGGCTCGCACAAGGCATTGCTCAAGCAGGGCGGGCTTTACCAGAAGCTTTACGAGTATCAGCTGATGCCGTGAGACGAGCCTACCCTCCCCCTTGTGGGGAGGGTAGCTGCGAAGCAGCGGGGGGCGGCGCCACCCCCCACCCGGACCTTCGGTCCGACCTCCCCACAAGGGGGAGGTCGGACCGCAGCCTAATTTATTCCGGCACGAACCTGACAGCGCCCTTGGCCGCGCTGGTCGCCATGGCGGCATAGGCGCGCAAGGCGGTCGTCACTTTGCGCTTGCGCTTTTCCTCGGGCTTCCAGGCCAGGGCGCCCCTGGCCTCCATCGCCGCCCGGCGGGCAGCGAGTTCCGCGTCATCGACAGCGAGGCGGATGCTGCGGTTCGGGATGTCGATCTCGATCGTATCGCCTTCCTGCACCAGCCCGATCAGCCCGCCTTCGGCGGCTTCCGGCGACGCATGGCCGATCGACAGGCCCGACGTGCCGCCGGAGAAGCGCCCGTCGGTGACCAGCGCGCAGGCCTTGCCGAGGCCTTTCGACTTCAGATAGCTGGTCGGATAGAGCATTTCCTGCATGCCGGGGCCGCCGCGCGGTCCTTCATAGCGAATGACGACGACATCGCCGGCCTTGATCTCGTTGGACAGGATCGCCTTGACGCTGGCGTCCTGGCTTTCGAACACGCGGGCCGGGCCGGTGAACTTCAAGATCGATTCATCGACGCCGGCCGTCTTCACGATGCAGCCGTCGAGCGCCAGATTGCCCTTCAGCACGGCGAGGCCGCCATCCTTGGAAAAGGGGTGTTCTGCCGAGCGGATGACGCCTTTCTCGCGGTCGAGGTCGAGCTCGTCCCAGCGGCGGTCCTGGCTGAAGGCGACCTGCGTCGGCACGCCGCCAGGCGCGGCGAGGAAGAAATCGCGCACACTCTGGCTGGTCGTGCGCGAAATATCCCAGTGATCGAGCGCTTCGCCGAGCGTTGACGTATGCACCGTCGGCAGGTCGCGGTTGAGCAGGCCGGCGTTGTCGAGCTGGCCAAGGATGGCCATGATGCCGCCGGCGCGATGGACGTCCTCCATGTGGACGTCGGACTTGGCCGGAGCAACCTTGCACAGCACCGGCACCTTGCGCGACAGCGCGTCGATGTCATCCTGATCGAAGTCGATTTCGCCCTCATGCGCGGCGGCCAGGATGTGCAGCACGGTGTTGGTCGAACCACCCATGGCGATGTCCAACGTCATGGCGTTCTCGAAGGCGCCCTTCGAGGCGATGTTGCGCGGCAGCGCCGTCTCGTCGTCCTGCTCGTAATAGCGCTGGGCGAGATCGACGATGAGATGGCCGGCCTCGACGAACAGCCGCTTGCGGTCGGCATGCGTCGCCAATGTCGAACCGTTGCCGGGCAGCGACAGGCCAAGCGCCTCGGTCAGACAATTCATCGAATTGGCGGTGAACATGCCCGAGCAGGAGCCGCAGGTCGGGCAGGCCGAGCGCTCGATGACCTTGACGTCCTCGTCGGAGATCTTGTCGTCTGCGGCCGCGACCATGGCGTCGACCAGGTCGAGCGCCTGCGTCTTGCCGGCCAGCACCACCTTGCCGGCTTCCATCGGCCCGCCGGAAACGAAGACGGTCGGGATGTTGAGGCGCAACGACGCCATCAGCATGCCGGGCGTGATCTTGTCGCAATTGGAGATGCAGACCATGGCGTCGGCGCAGTGCGCGTTGACCATGTATTCGACGGAATCGGCGATCAACTCGCGCGACGGCAGCGAATAGAGCATGCCGTCATGGCCCATGGCGATGCCGTCATCGACGGCGATTGTGTTGAACTCCTTGGCGACGCCGCCGGCCTTCTCGATCTCGCGCGCGACCAGCTGGCCGAGGTCTTTCAGGTGGACATGGCCCGGCACGAACTGGGTGAAGGAATTGACCACCGCGATGATAGGCTTGCCGAAATCCGAGTCCTTCATGCCGGTGGCGCGCCAGAGGCCGCGGGCGCCGGCCATGTTGCGGCCATGGGTGGTGGTGCGGGAACGATAGGCAGGCATGTTTTTTCCTTGGTGGCTGGCCGCAGCCTGGGAATGGCGCGGCGGAGCTGAATTCGGACCGCAGGCGTTATAGACGCGCAAGCCCGGCCTGGCCACAATTTTGCAATGCGCCAGATTCCTCCAAAAACCGGATGCCGAAAAAAATTGCAGGCCGCTGTCGGATCGCGCCGCGCATGGCCGTCCTTGGGGCAGACGGCAAGGAATGGCACCATTCCCGGAGTCAGCCGTTTCACCGTAACCGCAACCAAAACATCCCGAGGAGCACGACATGCAAAAGATCACCACCTGCCTGTGGTTCGACGACCAGGCCGAAGAGGCGATGAATTTCTACGTGTCCATCTTCAAGAATTCGAAGGTGCTGAGCGTGATGCGTTGGCCCGAAGGCCACGGCGATGAAGGCAAAGTGCTGGTGACCACGTTCGAACTCGACGGGGTGCAGTTCCAGGCGCTCAATGGCGGACCGCAATTCAAGCACACCGAAGCGATGTCGCAGTCGATCGACTGCAAGACGCAGGAAGAGGTCGATTATTTCTGGGACAAGCTCATCGAAGGTGGCGGCGAACCGTCGCAATGCAGCTGGCTGAAGGACAAGTTCGGCATCTCCTGGCAAGTCGTGCCGGAGCAACTGCCGCGCCTGCTTCTGGATCCGGACCGGGCCAAGGCCGGCCGCGTGATGTCGGCGATGATGCAGATGAGCAAGATCGACATCGCCAAGATCGAAGAGGCAGCGAAGGGGTAAGAAGCGGTCCGCGTAGCGGACGAAAAGCCAATTGCTTGGCTTTTCGAGCTTCGAACGGTGAAGACCCGGTCCGCTTTCAGCCCGAAGGGCTGGGAGCCTGCGACGGGCCGGGGGCATAGGAGCCCATTGGTCCTTGAGGTCGGCGCTGCCCCTCATCCGCTCTTCGGGCGTTCGTCGTTCGAAAAGCCAAGCAATTGGCTTTTCCCCCGCTGCGCGGGCCTCTCCTCACCTCCCCGTAAAACGGGGAGAAGGGAGAACTTCAAGCCGCCTTGTCGCGGACCTGATAGTCCTTGATCGTGGCGAAGCGGATCGCTTTCCAGCGTTCGGCTTCGTAGTTCAATGAAAAGGCGTGCTGGGCCAAAAACACCGGGTCGTTGTCGAGGTCGCGGGCGATGTCGCCACGATGCGCCTCGATGAAGCGCAGGACCTCGGCCTTGTCGTCGGCCGAAATCCAGCGGCACACGGAAAAGCGCGACATCTCGAATTCGACCGGCAGCGTGTATTCGAAGTTCAGCCGCTCCTTCAACACGTCGAGCTGCAGCGCACCGACGACGCCGACGATGGCAGGCGATCCATCCTCGGGCGAAAACAGCTGCACGACGCCCTCCTCGGCCATCTGGTGCAGCGCTTCCTTGAGCTTCTTGGCCTTCATGGCATCGCCCAGGCGGACGCGGCGCAGGATTTCCGGGGCGAAATTCGGTACGCCGCGGAACAATATCTCCTCGCCTTCGGTCAGCGTGTCGCCGATGCGCAACGTACCGTGGTTGGGAATGCCGACGACGTCACCGGCGAAAGCCTCGTCGGCGGTGACGCGGGTGCGGGCAAAGAAGAACTGCGGCGCCGACAGCGACATCGGCTTTCCCGTGCGCACCAGCTTGGCCTTCATGCCGCGCTCGAGCTTGCCCGAGCAGACGCGGACGAAGGCGATACGGTCGCGGTGGTTGGGGTCCATGTTGGCCTGGATCTTGAAGACGAAGGACGTCATCTTCTCCTCCGTCGCCTCGACCTTGCGGGTGTCGGCCTCCTGCGCACGCGGCGGCGGGCCGAAGGCACCGAGCGCCTCGATCAGGTCGCGGACGCCATAATTGCGCAGCGCCGAGCCGAAATAGACCGGCGTCAGGTGACCCTCGCGGAAGGCTTCGATGTCGAGCGGCCGGCAGGCTTCGCGCGCGAGCTCCAGTTCCTCGATGAAGGCCTCGCGCTCGTTTTCCGGCAGCAGCCCGGCGACGCGGTTGGAATCGGGGCCGTTGACCGGTGTGCGTTCCTTCTCATCGTCGCCCTTGCGCACGGCGTTCAGCGCAAGGTGATAGGTGCCGGAAAAGGTCTTGCCGCGGCCGATCGGCCAAGTGATCGGCGCGGTGTCGAGCGCCAGCTTCTGTTCGATTTCGTCGAGAATCTCGAACGGATCGCGGCTTTCGCGGTCCATCTTGTTGACGAAGGTGATGATCGGGATGTCGCGCAGCCGGCAGACCTCGAACAGTTTCAGCGTGCGCGGCTCGATGCCCTTGGCGGCGTCGATGACCATGACGGCCGAGTCGACCGCCGATAGCGTGCGGTAGGTGTCGTCGGCGAAATCCTCGTGGCCGGGCGTGTCGAGCAGGTTGAAGACATTGTCCTCATACTCGAAGGTCATCACCGAGGTGACGACCGAAATGCCGCGCTCGCGCTCGATCTTCATCCAGTCCGACCGGGTCTGGATCTTGTCCTTCTTGGCCTTGACCTCGCCGGCGAGCTGGATGGCGCCGCCGAACAGCAGCAGCTTTTCGGTGAGCGTGGTCTTGCCGGCGTCCGGGTGCGCGATGATCGCGAAGGTGCGGCGGCGCGCCACTTCTTCTTCTATTGCTTCGGGCATTCTCTGGGATTTCCGTGTGACAGGCCGGGCTTCTAGCAGCGCAGTGCCGGGCTGTCGACCGGTCCGGCGCGGACCACCCTCTCCGTTACAGCCATGCAGCTCGTCACACTGTGGCTGAGGCCGGCGCATTGCCGAATATTTTGCGCTGCTCGATGTTGGCAAGTGGCGAACACGGTGGCACTTGGGTGTGCGTCACGAGGAAGAGGAGCAAGCATGACTGCGGCGAAACAAGTGATCGTCATCGGTGCCGGCATCATCGGCGCCTCCATCGCCTGGCATCTGAGCCGGGCGGGTGCGCGGGTGACGGTCATCGCCGACAGTCCTGCCGGTGGCGTGGCGACGCCAAATTCGTTTGCCTGGATCAACGCCAGCTGGGGCAATCCGGAGCCCTATTTCCGGCTGCGAACCCGCGCGATGGCTGAGTGGACGCGGCTGGCACGGGACCTGCCGGGCCTGCCGTTGTCCTGGTGCGGCGGCCTGTGCTGGGATTTGTCGGCGGCCGATATGGAAGCCTATGCCACCGGGCATTCCGCCTGGGGCTACGGCATCAGCCAAGTCGACCGCGCAGAGGCTGCGCGCATCGAGCCCAATCTCACCGAGCTTCCGGATTTTGCCTTGCACGTCGCTGAAGAGGGTGTGGC is part of the Mesorhizobium loti genome and encodes:
- the ilvD gene encoding dihydroxy-acid dehydratase; the protein is MPAYRSRTTTHGRNMAGARGLWRATGMKDSDFGKPIIAVVNSFTQFVPGHVHLKDLGQLVAREIEKAGGVAKEFNTIAVDDGIAMGHDGMLYSLPSRELIADSVEYMVNAHCADAMVCISNCDKITPGMLMASLRLNIPTVFVSGGPMEAGKVVLAGKTQALDLVDAMVAAADDKISDEDVKVIERSACPTCGSCSGMFTANSMNCLTEALGLSLPGNGSTLATHADRKRLFVEAGHLIVDLAQRYYEQDDETALPRNIASKGAFENAMTLDIAMGGSTNTVLHILAAAHEGEIDFDQDDIDALSRKVPVLCKVAPAKSDVHMEDVHRAGGIMAILGQLDNAGLLNRDLPTVHTSTLGEALDHWDISRTTSQSVRDFFLAAPGGVPTQVAFSQDRRWDELDLDREKGVIRSAEHPFSKDGGLAVLKGNLALDGCIVKTAGVDESILKFTGPARVFESQDASVKAILSNEIKAGDVVVIRYEGPRGGPGMQEMLYPTSYLKSKGLGKACALVTDGRFSGGTSGLSIGHASPEAAEGGLIGLVQEGDTIEIDIPNRSIRLAVDDAELAARRAAMEARGALAWKPEEKRKRKVTTALRAYAAMATSAAKGAVRFVPE
- a CDS encoding amidohydrolase family protein; its protein translation is MDFDLIVRGGTLPDGRVADIGISGETIAAIEPSLQGSARTEVDAHGNLVSPPFVDPHFHMDATLSYGIPRINASGTLLEGISLWGELKPLLTHDAVRDRALAYCDWAVSMGLLAIRTHVDVCDDRLLAVEALLEVKKTVAPYIDLQLVAFPQDGFYRSPTARENTIRALDMGVDIVGGIPHFERTMADGTRSVTELCEIAARRGLMVDLHCDETDDPLSRHIEQLAYETQRLGLHGRVVGSHLTSMHSMDNYYVSKLLPLIAEAGVSAIPNPLINIMLQGRHDTFPKRRGMTRVKEMQALGIRVGWGQDCVLDPWYSLGTADMLDVAFMGLHVAQMSSPADMARCFDMVTNVNASIMGLDHLGLAVGKRASLVVLDAGNPVEALRLRAERLCVIARGKVVAERTKQETRLSIGGRPGMVNRRHISA
- a CDS encoding VOC family protein, translated to MQKITTCLWFDDQAEEAMNFYVSIFKNSKVLSVMRWPEGHGDEGKVLVTTFELDGVQFQALNGGPQFKHTEAMSQSIDCKTQEEVDYFWDKLIEGGGEPSQCSWLKDKFGISWQVVPEQLPRLLLDPDRAKAGRVMSAMMQMSKIDIAKIEEAAKG
- a CDS encoding ABC transporter ATP-binding protein produces the protein MFRFFRSTENQRLVARLLRESFYQHRFGYGAAILSMLVVAATTGASAWILKEITDEFVVFKRMDRVNLIAAGVAAIFILKGLANFIQAYFMSRVGNAIIAERQRKIYDRVLAQGIEFYHSTSSSDLITRMTNNAQAARNVLDLVVTSYVRDLVSLVVLVGVMVWQQPALSLICFVVGPLAIYGVNRILKRVRKFAAMEFRSVGQIVQVMQETAMGVRVVKSFNLEGAMRNRMYKAVSDVENRANNIATLEAATSPVMETLAGLAIAGAIFVSGFLVLQGGQMPGNIMAFIGALLFAYEPAKRLARVRIALESGIVGVRMMFELADQPLTLVEKADAKPLLAGPGEIRFDAVDFAYQNGPPVLDRFDLTLAPGKMTALVGPSGGGKSTVLNLIMRMYDPQSGKVLFDGQDISHATLASLREKIAYVSQDTFLFAGTIMHNIRLGREGATDEEVIAAAKAANAHDFISAQAKGYETDVGENGGLLSGGQRQRISIARAMLRNAEILLLDEATSALDAESEALFRDALQQLTEGRTTIVIAHRLSTVHQADTIVVLEAGKVVESGSHKALLKQGGLYQKLYEYQLMP
- a CDS encoding peptide chain release factor 3, translated to MPEAIEEEVARRRTFAIIAHPDAGKTTLTEKLLLFGGAIQLAGEVKAKKDKIQTRSDWMKIERERGISVVTSVMTFEYEDNVFNLLDTPGHEDFADDTYRTLSAVDSAVMVIDAAKGIEPRTLKLFEVCRLRDIPIITFVNKMDRESRDPFEILDEIEQKLALDTAPITWPIGRGKTFSGTYHLALNAVRKGDDEKERTPVNGPDSNRVAGLLPENEREAFIEELELAREACRPLDIEAFREGHLTPVYFGSALRNYGVRDLIEALGAFGPPPRAQEADTRKVEATEEKMTSFVFKIQANMDPNHRDRIAFVRVCSGKLERGMKAKLVRTGKPMSLSAPQFFFARTRVTADEAFAGDVVGIPNHGTLRIGDTLTEGEEILFRGVPNFAPEILRRVRLGDAMKAKKLKEALHQMAEEGVVQLFSPEDGSPAIVGVVGALQLDVLKERLNFEYTLPVEFEMSRFSVCRWISADDKAEVLRFIEAHRGDIARDLDNDPVFLAQHAFSLNYEAERWKAIRFATIKDYQVRDKAA